A window of Gloeocapsopsis sp. IPPAS B-1203 contains these coding sequences:
- a CDS encoding NAD(P)/FAD-dependent oxidoreductase codes for MESFDYVILGAGLGGLSAAACLTRQGHRVAVLEKHYLPGGCCQTFDYGEYRFCADVHYISQCDSGQAIAQFLNYIERDVEFNSLDPECIDRVVTPEVDFRIPLGWENLRSRLLATFPEEADAINRYCDAIKQLHQEIHSLVREVSWYDQKWSDWLKLPKYWNLFTKRNWTLQDLYDRVGLSPKLQAVLAGQSGDYALPPNEIALLTHTALVWDYSEGAYYPKHHFKHFVDTIVEAIRTGGGVVQLSTPVEHIEVKQHQVQSVTAGGKTYQASIAYISDLDPKLTVQLMHENHALSQPELKRLTGYEYSASAFNIYLGLDSRFNPQKYGIGNWNIWYYPNSDLNQAYQQQLLGNLHHPWIFLSCPTMKSHESGMAPHGHHVLEIATVCPYEPFKHLHETDPKAYKAKKREVYQEIMHSVRDLIPDVDAYARMKVPGTPTTSEYYLGQPQGNIYGAKLTPRQVGLNRLGYHTELPNLFLVGASAGYPSVPGVIGNGMDVAELLTGQSIWSHQKAKTTGELVYH; via the coding sequence ATGGAAAGCTTCGATTATGTGATTCTGGGAGCGGGACTAGGTGGACTTTCAGCAGCGGCGTGTTTGACACGACAAGGACATCGAGTTGCTGTCTTAGAAAAACACTACTTACCTGGTGGATGTTGCCAGACTTTCGACTATGGTGAGTATCGCTTTTGTGCTGATGTGCATTACATTTCACAATGCGATTCCGGACAAGCGATCGCCCAGTTTCTCAACTATATTGAACGCGATGTCGAATTTAACTCTCTCGATCCTGAGTGTATCGACCGAGTAGTCACACCCGAAGTTGATTTTAGAATTCCTTTAGGATGGGAAAATTTGCGATCGCGTCTTCTTGCTACTTTTCCAGAAGAAGCCGATGCTATTAATCGTTATTGTGATGCCATCAAGCAGTTACACCAGGAAATTCATAGTTTGGTGCGCGAAGTCAGTTGGTACGATCAAAAATGGTCAGATTGGTTAAAATTACCGAAATATTGGAACTTATTTACTAAACGAAATTGGACACTGCAAGACCTTTACGATCGCGTTGGGCTATCTCCGAAGCTACAAGCCGTGTTAGCAGGTCAAAGTGGCGATTATGCCTTACCACCCAATGAAATTGCCTTGCTGACTCATACTGCGCTTGTCTGGGACTATTCCGAAGGCGCTTATTACCCGAAGCATCACTTTAAGCACTTTGTAGACACAATTGTGGAAGCCATTCGCACCGGTGGCGGTGTTGTTCAATTATCGACTCCGGTAGAACATATAGAAGTCAAGCAGCATCAAGTCCAAAGCGTCACGGCTGGAGGTAAAACGTATCAAGCAAGCATTGCATACATCAGCGATCTTGACCCTAAATTGACTGTACAGTTAATGCATGAGAATCATGCTTTAAGTCAACCAGAACTTAAGCGTCTTACTGGTTATGAGTACTCAGCTAGTGCTTTTAACATCTATCTAGGGTTAGATAGTAGATTCAATCCTCAAAAATATGGAATCGGCAATTGGAATATCTGGTATTACCCTAATAGCGATCTCAACCAAGCTTATCAACAACAACTATTAGGCAATCTACACCATCCCTGGATTTTCCTCTCTTGTCCTACCATGAAATCTCATGAGTCAGGTATGGCTCCTCACGGTCATCATGTTTTAGAAATTGCAACTGTTTGTCCTTATGAGCCATTTAAGCACCTACACGAAACCGATCCCAAAGCCTATAAAGCTAAAAAGCGGGAAGTCTACCAGGAAATCATGCATAGTGTGCGAGATTTGATTCCTGATGTTGATGCTTATGCCCGCATGAAAGTTCCTGGAACTCCAACAACGAGCGAATACTACTTAGGACAACCTCAAGGAAATATTTATGGAGCAAAACTCACACCAAGACAGGTTGGCTTAAATCGTTTGGGCTATCACACCGAGTTGCCGAATCTTTTCTTAGTAGGAGCAAGCGCAGGCTATCCAAGTGTACCTGGAGTTATTGGTAATGGCATGGATGTCGCTGAATTGCTTACAGGGCAATCTATCTGGAGTCACCAAAAAGCTAAAACTACTGGGGAGTTAGTGTACCACTAG
- a CDS encoding mechanosensitive ion channel family protein produces the protein MYSRFWAITGSIFLNTVIISPLAAQIPALPIPLPNLTQQTDTSETQVVSTSIRLDGRRLFQIAAPRASLQQRVDDIQQRLQVISQNYFQSDSDELQVDIRTENNLPVIYVNGQLLSTVTDLDAQVQQEEDPFSLAERLAQSLEQNLTRAKQERQPETLQRQGAIAAGVLLGVVVTSWGIRRWYWKLKQQPVTFATPQTNPVTTQLTRQRHRNIEEVRQRLFQLTQSLVWGGGTLVILGLFPFTRIVQAWIFTALTVPFTVVIVGLGTYVVIRLSYILIDQFTTAFASNALLTSEDALRLQLRVSTISGVTKSIATLSGVIIGALIALTALGVNIAPILAGAGLIGVAVSLASQNLIKDAINGFLIIVEDQYALGDVIAVGEVGGLVENLNLRITQLRDAEGRLITIPNSEIKIVANLSSRWSRADLNIPVAYHADVDQALKLINQVGVEMTQDIRWMEHIIETPQVLGVENFGDRGLVIRVWIKTQPLKQWDVAREYRRRLKIAFDKEGIPIPFPQQTIWLQDSQFQSILDNDKKIKDEDNRRLS, from the coding sequence ATGTACTCTCGATTTTGGGCAATTACGGGGTCAATTTTTCTTAATACTGTCATAATTTCCCCTCTTGCTGCTCAAATACCAGCACTTCCAATACCTTTACCGAATCTTACTCAACAGACAGACACCTCAGAAACTCAAGTCGTTTCGACTTCAATTCGGTTGGATGGTCGTCGTTTGTTTCAGATTGCTGCACCTAGGGCAAGCTTACAACAACGGGTTGACGATATTCAGCAGCGATTACAAGTTATTAGCCAAAACTACTTTCAAAGTGACTCTGACGAACTGCAAGTAGACATCAGAACGGAAAATAATTTACCCGTCATCTACGTTAATGGTCAGCTGCTATCAACTGTAACAGACCTTGATGCCCAAGTTCAACAAGAAGAAGATCCGTTTAGTTTGGCAGAAAGATTAGCTCAATCTTTAGAACAAAACCTCACAAGAGCAAAACAAGAGCGACAACCAGAAACTTTACAGCGTCAAGGTGCGATCGCTGCTGGTGTTTTGCTGGGTGTAGTTGTAACTAGCTGGGGAATTCGCCGCTGGTATTGGAAACTAAAACAGCAACCTGTCACGTTTGCAACTCCACAAACAAATCCTGTGACAACTCAACTTACACGACAGCGACACCGCAATATCGAAGAAGTTCGACAGCGACTATTTCAACTTACACAAAGTCTTGTTTGGGGTGGTGGTACGCTGGTTATTTTGGGTTTATTTCCCTTTACGCGAATTGTCCAAGCCTGGATTTTTACAGCACTCACAGTTCCCTTTACAGTGGTCATTGTCGGATTAGGAACTTATGTTGTTATCCGCTTGAGCTATATTTTGATCGATCAGTTCACAACTGCTTTTGCAAGTAATGCATTACTAACTTCAGAAGACGCTTTGAGATTGCAACTGCGTGTTTCCACAATTTCAGGCGTTACCAAAAGTATTGCAACGCTTAGTGGAGTTATTATCGGTGCATTGATTGCTTTGACAGCGTTAGGAGTTAACATTGCGCCTATCCTTGCTGGTGCTGGCTTAATTGGTGTAGCAGTTTCTCTAGCTTCTCAAAACTTAATCAAAGACGCCATCAACGGATTTTTAATCATTGTAGAAGACCAATATGCACTAGGGGACGTCATCGCTGTAGGAGAAGTTGGTGGTTTAGTTGAAAACCTCAATCTGCGAATTACTCAACTACGAGATGCTGAAGGGCGTTTGATTACAATTCCTAATAGTGAAATCAAAATTGTGGCAAATCTTTCTAGTCGGTGGTCGCGCGCTGATTTAAATATTCCTGTAGCATATCACGCTGATGTTGACCAAGCGTTGAAGCTTATTAATCAAGTAGGTGTCGAGATGACACAGGATATTCGGTGGATGGAACACATTATAGAAACACCGCAGGTATTGGGAGTAGAAAATTTTGGCGATCGCGGTTTGGTTATTCGTGTCTGGATTAAAACCCAACCTTTGAAACAATGGGATGTAGCACGAGAATATCGCCGTCGTCTCAAAATTGCTTTTGATAAAGAAGGAATTCCAATTCCCTTTCCCCAACAAACTATCTGGCTGCAGGACTCGCAATTTCAATCGATACTTGATAACGACAAAAAGATCAAAGACGAGGATAATAGGCGGCTTAGTTAG
- a CDS encoding TetR/AcrR family transcriptional regulator yields MSYSDRRLEVTEAAWRVIIREGLDRASMRAIAQELGSSTGVVTHYFRDKDELTLFALERVFENLFEDMKTCAEGRQGIDRLEQMIFAALPFETKGIPGWQVWIAFLGYAIGREKLIEEHQKRYDLLRQILCQELAELQAAKLIRGDLDLTLEANALIAIVDGIGTGVVINPEQFPSDQQKYLVQRHIKTLLATP; encoded by the coding sequence ATGAGTTACAGCGATCGCCGACTAGAAGTAACTGAAGCTGCGTGGCGGGTAATTATTCGTGAAGGACTAGACCGCGCAAGTATGCGTGCGATCGCCCAAGAACTTGGCTCGTCAACTGGAGTTGTTACTCACTATTTCCGAGATAAAGACGAGCTTACACTATTTGCTTTAGAACGAGTTTTTGAAAACTTGTTTGAGGATATGAAAACTTGTGCAGAAGGGCGACAGGGAATAGATCGGCTAGAGCAAATGATCTTCGCCGCACTTCCTTTTGAAACCAAAGGGATACCAGGTTGGCAAGTTTGGATTGCTTTTTTAGGGTATGCGATCGGGCGTGAAAAATTAATAGAGGAACATCAAAAACGCTACGATTTGTTACGCCAAATTCTTTGTCAAGAGTTAGCTGAGTTACAAGCAGCCAAGCTAATTCGCGGCGATCTTGATTTGACACTTGAGGCTAATGCCTTAATAGCGATCGTCGATGGTATCGGAACAGGAGTCGTTATTAATCCTGAACAATTTCCTTCAGATCAACAGAAGTATCTCGTACAGCGGCATATTAAAACTTTGCTGGCAACACCGTAA
- a CDS encoding gamma-glutamylcyclotransferase, which yields MSDGQGAIALTRAYLESRQLQELVAQSGLDLRILNETELEQSIQDILQQRSHSDVWVFAYGSLIWNPTVKFSDRRVGRIYGWHRRFCLWTPLGRGTPENPGLMLGLDRGGSCRGIAYRISAEDVLTELLILWRREMVVGSYTPRWVKVVDGRERWDAIAFTINHSHVMYAGDISNEVIVNSLATANGKLGTCADYLVHTVDGLMQYGICDKPLLKLKEQVMAQQVSTR from the coding sequence ATGAGTGACGGTCAAGGAGCTATTGCGCTTACTCGTGCTTACTTAGAATCGCGACAATTGCAGGAACTAGTAGCACAATCAGGATTAGATCTGCGTATCTTAAATGAAACTGAACTAGAGCAGTCCATACAAGATATTCTCCAACAGCGATCGCACTCAGATGTTTGGGTTTTTGCTTATGGTTCGTTGATTTGGAATCCTACAGTGAAATTTAGCGATCGCCGTGTCGGTAGAATTTATGGATGGCATCGTCGCTTTTGTTTGTGGACACCACTTGGTAGAGGAACACCAGAAAATCCAGGGTTAATGTTAGGACTCGATCGCGGTGGTAGCTGTCGGGGTATTGCCTATCGCATTTCTGCAGAAGATGTACTCACAGAATTACTTATTCTCTGGCGGCGAGAAATGGTAGTTGGTTCCTACACTCCGCGTTGGGTAAAAGTTGTTGATGGCAGAGAACGTTGGGATGCGATCGCCTTTACTATCAATCACAGTCATGTCATGTATGCAGGCGATATCTCTAATGAAGTTATTGTCAACAGTTTAGCAACAGCTAACGGAAAACTTGGCACTTGTGCAGATTATTTGGTTCACACAGTTGATGGTTTGATGCAGTACGGAATTTGCGATAAACCACTATTAAAGCTAAAAGAGCAAGTTATGGCACAGCAAGTATCTACTAGGTAG
- a CDS encoding SMR family transporter, with product MGTTHPIWYAWTLLGLSAVGTCAGNLLLKQANLALSNSGGLAVVSSPWFMGAIACYIFDLIFFAQALQQLPVSSAVPVVSGIRIAATAILAHVLFRENLSINQLFASSLITAGIVIISRT from the coding sequence ATGGGTACGACGCATCCTATTTGGTATGCTTGGACGCTCTTAGGGTTATCTGCGGTTGGAACTTGTGCGGGTAATCTGTTACTCAAACAAGCAAATTTAGCCTTATCTAATTCTGGTGGACTTGCTGTTGTCAGTTCTCCCTGGTTTATGGGAGCGATCGCTTGCTACATTTTTGACCTGATTTTCTTTGCTCAAGCCCTACAGCAATTGCCAGTATCATCAGCTGTTCCGGTTGTTTCAGGAATTCGGATTGCAGCTACTGCAATATTGGCTCACGTTTTGTTTAGAGAAAATCTCAGCATCAATCAATTATTTGCATCAAGCTTAATTACCGCAGGAATTGTCATAATTTCACGCACTTAA
- a CDS encoding glutathione S-transferase family protein: MIELYYAPGSLCSQKVKLVLAEKNLEWKSHPINLLTFENLQPSYMQLNPKGVVPTLIDDGKVITDSVVIVRYLDERFPHPRLTPTKPTLQEKMNEWIGLQNQFPMREVMYGNYRGIEGFVLRRSVQIKAKLLSQLMQTNPELKEQYAAKLEDVKQWHSTIQNAKKVTAMNAKIKPMLDRLETQLSQANWLCGDSYSLADTVWTAVLNRLDELQFSHLWVDNKRPAIASYLNRLKVRPSFKSAIQQDDMPLPMLIVGLGRTLLGV; the protein is encoded by the coding sequence ATGATTGAACTTTACTACGCTCCAGGTTCGCTATGTTCTCAAAAAGTTAAGCTCGTTTTAGCGGAAAAAAATCTGGAATGGAAAAGTCACCCGATCAATTTACTGACATTTGAAAACTTGCAACCAAGTTATATGCAGCTGAATCCTAAAGGTGTTGTACCAACCTTAATTGATGATGGCAAAGTCATCACTGATTCAGTCGTAATTGTCCGATATCTCGATGAACGATTTCCACATCCTAGACTGACTCCTACTAAACCTACATTGCAAGAAAAGATGAATGAGTGGATTGGTCTGCAAAACCAATTTCCCATGCGCGAGGTGATGTACGGTAACTATCGTGGAATTGAAGGTTTTGTATTGCGGCGATCTGTTCAAATCAAAGCAAAACTACTTTCCCAACTTATGCAAACTAATCCTGAACTCAAAGAGCAGTATGCAGCAAAGCTAGAAGATGTCAAACAATGGCATTCTACAATTCAAAATGCCAAGAAAGTTACAGCCATGAATGCGAAAATCAAACCGATGTTAGATCGCTTGGAAACGCAGTTGAGTCAAGCAAACTGGTTGTGTGGTGATAGTTATTCTTTAGCTGACACAGTATGGACAGCAGTTTTGAATCGCTTGGATGAGTTGCAATTTAGTCATCTGTGGGTAGATAATAAGCGTCCGGCGATCGCATCTTATCTCAACCGCCTGAAAGTCCGTCCTAGCTTTAAGTCAGCAATCCAGCAAGATGACATGCCTCTACCAATGCTAATAGTGGGGTTAGGCAGAACATTGCTAGGCGTCTAA
- a CDS encoding DUF1995 family protein, which yields MAEIPKTLEQAIAQAQGATQAAIADGYSLLQIEIVIPELKPMPVAEQFLPALDSYGNQLKVFFPDAGAAALARRDWGSVPFEILDIGSGRVPVEEQVLPEDEAFLFVAPSAVEVGQVEKMYQVVGERPFILLNPRLEDVAIVGIGYAGRQLRSRFLNTIESCYYLRPMDDAAVFRCYPSPWQVWRENKNGEYQLIAEQPKKPVGDEIDLILSGNSSQQTGDSTQAKKTGIFASMQRFLRTLSR from the coding sequence ATGGCAGAAATTCCGAAAACACTAGAACAAGCGATCGCCCAAGCCCAAGGAGCAACACAAGCAGCGATCGCGGACGGTTATTCGCTACTCCAAATTGAGATTGTCATTCCAGAACTCAAACCGATGCCTGTTGCTGAGCAATTTCTACCAGCGCTAGACTCTTATGGCAATCAACTTAAGGTTTTTTTCCCTGATGCTGGTGCGGCTGCACTGGCGCGTCGTGATTGGGGTTCTGTGCCATTTGAAATTTTAGATATTGGTAGTGGTAGAGTTCCTGTAGAGGAACAAGTATTACCTGAAGATGAAGCTTTTTTATTTGTTGCACCTTCCGCAGTTGAAGTAGGGCAAGTAGAAAAAATGTATCAAGTAGTCGGAGAACGACCATTTATTCTACTAAATCCTCGGTTAGAAGATGTGGCAATCGTTGGTATTGGTTACGCGGGACGTCAGTTGCGATCGCGTTTTCTTAATACTATTGAATCTTGCTACTATTTAAGACCAATGGATGATGCGGCAGTATTTCGTTGTTATCCCTCTCCTTGGCAAGTATGGCGAGAGAATAAAAATGGCGAATATCAGTTAATTGCCGAACAGCCAAAAAAACCTGTAGGTGATGAAATAGATTTAATTCTGTCAGGTAATAGTTCACAACAAACTGGTGATTCTACACAAGCTAAAAAAACAGGAATATTTGCAAGTATGCAACGATTTTTACGCACCTTGAGTCGATGA